One genomic segment of Verrucomicrobiia bacterium includes these proteins:
- a CDS encoding AraC family transcriptional regulator produces MQALPVPPSIETPHLPSFALDTARHRSRKAFIAEASGGTPRIAKVIEYMLAHLHMPLCASELSAIAGVSTSHFFSVFKSATGESPMDFLIRLRMSRACELLRDRSVKVKDVARLIGYDDEFYFSRAFKGMTGLAPSAYRDQFGSEPSSRAPSASMMELAASDSSCRRTLARGTARVPRCA; encoded by the coding sequence ATGCAAGCGCTGCCTGTCCCACCTTCGATTGAAACCCCACACTTGCCGTCGTTCGCCTTAGACACCGCCCGCCATCGCAGCCGGAAGGCGTTCATTGCCGAAGCCTCGGGTGGAACGCCGCGCATAGCGAAGGTCATCGAATACATGCTCGCCCACCTGCACATGCCGTTGTGTGCCTCGGAATTGAGCGCCATCGCGGGCGTGTCCACGTCGCACTTTTTCTCCGTGTTCAAATCGGCTACGGGCGAGAGTCCGATGGACTTCCTGATCCGGCTTCGGATGAGCCGCGCATGCGAACTGTTGCGCGACCGGTCCGTGAAGGTGAAGGACGTTGCAAGGCTGATCGGCTACGACGACGAGTTCTATTTCTCCCGGGCGTTCAAAGGGATGACGGGGCTCGCCCCCAGCGCGTATCGGGATCAATTCGGTTCGGAGCCATCGTCGCGTGCGCCCTCAGCTTCGATGATGGAGCTGGCGGCAAGTGACAGCAGCTGCCGGCGAACTCTTGCGCGGGGCACTGCACGCGTGCCACGATGCGCATGA
- a CDS encoding alpha/beta hydrolase, whose protein sequence is MMKNPKFCFRSIAAAVILLALPGCHTPGEGSRIESLSTEVASRIVEDGGTGAYPALMASDSTLPTHTVFRPKDLSGFGRKTRLPIIAWGNGACANSPWEHVNFLSEVASHGFLVIAIGPMPAEGQRGGSGGPTKSPLLTDAIDWAIAQNTNRSSQYFNKLDVGGIAVAGMSCGGLQALETAPDPRVKSVMVCNSGILGNPGAGRGGMPRLAKEHLSKLHTPVIYILGGERDIAYSNGMDDVRRIDHVPVFAANLNVGHGGTYAQPHGGDFAKVATAWFQWQLKGDRKSAKMFEGEPSGVARMEGWKVEKKNLP, encoded by the coding sequence ATGATGAAGAATCCGAAGTTCTGTTTCAGGAGCATCGCCGCAGCTGTGATATTGCTGGCGCTGCCCGGTTGCCACACACCAGGCGAGGGATCACGGATTGAATCTCTTTCAACCGAGGTTGCGAGCCGCATAGTGGAGGATGGCGGCACCGGAGCTTATCCGGCATTGATGGCATCCGACAGCACGCTGCCCACGCACACGGTATTCCGCCCCAAGGACCTCAGCGGGTTCGGCAGGAAGACGAGGCTTCCGATCATCGCCTGGGGCAACGGCGCCTGCGCGAATTCTCCGTGGGAACATGTGAACTTTCTGTCCGAAGTGGCGTCGCATGGATTCCTTGTGATTGCGATCGGGCCGATGCCGGCTGAGGGGCAGCGCGGTGGTTCCGGCGGTCCAACGAAGTCGCCGCTACTGACCGACGCCATCGATTGGGCGATCGCGCAGAACACCAACAGGTCGAGCCAGTATTTCAACAAGCTCGACGTGGGCGGGATTGCAGTTGCGGGCATGTCGTGCGGAGGATTGCAGGCATTGGAGACGGCGCCGGATCCGCGCGTGAAGTCGGTGATGGTTTGCAACAGCGGGATTCTTGGCAATCCTGGCGCGGGCAGGGGAGGCATGCCGCGCCTTGCGAAGGAGCATCTCTCCAAACTCCATACGCCGGTGATTTACATTTTGGGTGGCGAGCGGGATATCGCCTACAGCAATGGCATGGATGACGTTCGCCGGATCGATCACGTTCCTGTGTTTGCGGCTAACCTGAACGTCGGTCATGGCGGCACGTACGCGCAGCCGCACGGCGGAGATTTCGCGAAGGTGGCGACGGCCTGGTTTCAGTGGCAACTCAAGGGCGACCGAAAATCAGCAAAGATGTTTGAAGGTGAACCGTCCGGCGTGGCGAGGATGGAAGGCTGGAAGGTTGAGAAGAAAAACCTGCCGTAA